From Saccopteryx leptura isolate mSacLep1 chromosome 3, mSacLep1_pri_phased_curated, whole genome shotgun sequence, one genomic window encodes:
- the LOC136397900 gene encoding LOW QUALITY PROTEIN: olfactory receptor 4M1-like (The sequence of the model RefSeq protein was modified relative to this genomic sequence to represent the inferred CDS: inserted 1 base in 1 codon) encodes MEPANYTRVTEFVLTGLSQTWKVQLVLFAIFLFFYLFILPGNILIICTIRLDPHLTSPMYFLLANLAFLDICYSSITAPKMLIDFFVERKIICFGGCIAQLFFLHFVGASEMFLLTVMAFDRYAAICRPLHYATIMNQRLRCILVALSWMGGFIHSIIQVALIVRLPFCGHNELDSYFCDITQVVRIACANTFPEELAXIFSSGLISVVCFVALPLSYAFLLATLKKPSDTGENTSRAMSTCYSHVTIVVLMFGPSIYIHARPFDSFSLDKVVSVFHTMIFPLLNPIIYTLRNKEVKTAMKKLVNRYILCKEK; translated from the exons atggaacCTGCAAATTACACCAGGGTGACAGAATTTGTTCTCACTGGTCTATCGCAGACTTGGAAGGTACAACTAGTTCTATTTGCTATATTTCTATTCTTCTATTTGTTCATTCTTCCAGGAAATATTCTTATTATTTGCACCATCAGGCTTGATCCCCATCTGACTTCACCCATGTATTTCCTGTTGGCTAACCTGGCCTTCCTTGATATTTGTTATTCTTCCATCACAGCCCCTAAAATGCTCATAGACTTTTTTGTGGAAAGGAAGATTATTTGCTTTGGAGGATGCATTGCACAGCTCTTTTTCTTGCACTTTGTTGGGGCCTCAGAGATGTTCCTGCTCACAGTAATGGCCTTTGACCGCTATGCTGCTATCTGCCGCCCCCTCCACTATGCTACCATCATGAATCAACGTCTCCGCTGTATTCTGGTTGCTCTCTCCTGGATGGGAGGCTTCATTCATTCTATAATACAGGTGGCTCTCATTGTTCGACTTCCCTTCTGTGGGCACAATGAGTTAGACAGTTACTTCTGTGACATCACACAGGTTGTTCGGATTGCCTGTGCCAATACCTTTCCAGAGGAGTTAG ATATCTTTAGCAGTGGTCTGATCTCTGTGGTATGTTTCGTTGCTCTCCCGCTGTCCTATGCCTTCCTCCTGGCCACACTCAAGAAACCCTCAGACACAGGTGAGAATACCAGTCGGGCCATGTCCACATGCTATTCCCACGTCACCATTGTGGTGCTAATGTTTGGGCCATCCATCTACATTCATGCTCGCCCATTTGACTCTTTCTCCCTAGATAAAGTAGTGTCTGTGTTCCACACTATGATATTCCCTTTACTTAATCCTATCATCTACACATTGAGAAACAAGGAAGTAAAGACAGCTATGAAGAAGTtggtcaacagatatattttatgtaaagaaaagtga